AGCAGCGATTGTATAACCGCCATATGCGCATCTACAAAAACAACCTTACCCACTACGCCGGCATTATTAATAACACCCATACCCTTGGCAATACCATTACTGCTACCCCTGTTTATGGTAAGGTAATTGTTACGCTTATTAATAGAGTTATTGATCACCTCGGCTTGTATGTATTCGTACTGTTGCTTGTAAATGGTGTCGTTTACGCGGTGTTTACTAACGGTATCAGCATACTTTGATGATTTTAGCTGGTTGCGCAGTTGCGCGTTTTCGCGTGCCAGGTTATCATTCACTTCCTTTAAGGACAGGTAATCTTTAAATTCATCTGTTTTGGCATACATAGCACCGGTAACCTGGTTTGTACTATTTATAAATGATGCCCTTTGAAAAGAATTGTATTTGATGTAGATAAGCAGGGAGCTTATCTCGAAGATAAGGAACAAGAAAAATGCGTTGTACTTAGTGATAAATATCAGGAGGTTACGCATGCTTTTGAAGGAGTGAATTAATGAATTACTGAATTATTGAATTGCATTTCTTAAAATCGCTAACTCAATAATTCAGTAATTCAATCATTAATACTATTGCATTAAGAATTTAAAGTTACCTATATTTTTAAGTGCCGTACCGGTACCACGTACAACAGCACGCAGCGGGTCTTCGGCAACGTGTACAGGCAGCTTGGTTTTTGCAGCCACACGTTTGTCCAGTCCGCGCAGTAATGCACCGCCGCCGGTTAGGTAAATACCTGTTTGGTAAATATCTGCCGAAAGCTCGGGAGGGGTTATCTCCAATGCTTTTAATATCGCTTCTTCTATTTTCGAAATAGATTTATCAAGGCAATGTGCTATCTCGGTGTACGATACGGTGATCTGTTTTGGAACGCCTGTCATTAAATCGCGGCCTTGTACAGCATAATCAGCAGGTGGTTCAGACAGCTCCGGAAGAGCGGCACCTACTTCTATCTTAATTTTCTCGGCAGTACGGTCGCCTATCATAATATTATGCTGGCGGCGAATGTATTGTACAATGTCAGAATCAAAGTTATCGCCCGCTACGCGGATAGACTGGTCGCAAACAATACCCGATAGCGCAATAACCGCAATCTCGGTAGTACCACCACCAATATCGATAATCATGTTACCCATAGGCTCCTCAACATCAATACCTATACCTACGGCTGCTGCCATTGGTTCGTATATCAGGTACACCTCTTTAGCCCCTGCAATTTCGGCACTATCGCGTACGGCACGTTTCTCCACCTCGGTAATACCCGATGGGATGCAGATAACCATACGCAGCGATGGGAAAAACCATCCTTTACCCTGGTTAATCATTTTTATCATCCCGCGTATCATTAACTCGGCAGCGTTAAAGTCGGCAATAACACCATCTTTAAGCGGGCGAACGGTACGGATGTTATCGTGGGTTTTACCCTCCATTTGCATAGCCTGGCGGCCAATGGCAATAACTTTATTGGTAGTACGGTCAAAAGCAACTATCGATGGTTCGTCAACAACTACTTTATCATTATGTATAATTAGGGTATTTGCAGTACCCAGATCGATGGCAATCTCTTGTGTGAAAAAATTAAATAAACCCATGTGGTGTATATTTCAAATTATTTGCAAAGTTAATATTTATGGCACTCTTATTTCACGAATATAATATAACTACTATACTAATTATTACTATATGATGTAATTATGTTAAATTAGTAATAGTAACTGTTATTTTACTTAATTCGTATTAATAAGGGTAAATAAGTGCCGGTTTTTAGTGTTTAAAGTGGCGCACACCTGTGGTAACCATGGCAATATTTTTTTGGTTACACATATCAACCGAGTCTTTATCTTTTATTGATCCGCCGGGTTGTAAAACGGCGGTTATTCCTGCGTCTGCAGCTATTTCTACGCAATCAGGGAATGGGAAAAATGCGTCAGACGCCATAACCGCGCCATGCAGATCGAACCCAAAGCTGTGCGCCTTAATAATAGCCTGCTTTAACGAATCGACCCTTGAAGTTTGGCCTACACCACTTGACATTAACTGGTTATTTTTAGCAAAAACAATAGTGTTTGATTTGGTATGCTTAACCACTTTATTGGCAAAGAAAAGGTCTCTTAACTCCTGCTCGGTAGGTTTCTTGTCAGTT
This portion of the Inquilinus sp. KBS0705 genome encodes:
- the mreC gene encoding rod shape-determining protein MreC — its product is MRNLLIFITKYNAFFLFLIFEISSLLIYIKYNSFQRASFINSTNQVTGAMYAKTDEFKDYLSLKEVNDNLARENAQLRNQLKSSKYADTVSKHRVNDTIYKQQYEYIQAEVINNSINKRNNYLTINRGSSNGIAKGMGVINNAGVVGKVVFVDAHMAVIQSLLHKDSRFSAMLANNKEIGYLEWGDNMDPHKALLVDVSNNAQPKIGEAVVTSDLSLFPAGIPLGKVSALKTKGGGFFLNMEVTLAVDFSKLQYVYVVNNRFAKEQAGLEAQEKKDE
- a CDS encoding rod shape-determining protein encodes the protein MGLFNFFTQEIAIDLGTANTLIIHNDKVVVDEPSIVAFDRTTNKVIAIGRQAMQMEGKTHDNIRTVRPLKDGVIADFNAAELMIRGMIKMINQGKGWFFPSLRMVICIPSGITEVEKRAVRDSAEIAGAKEVYLIYEPMAAAVGIGIDVEEPMGNMIIDIGGGTTEIAVIALSGIVCDQSIRVAGDNFDSDIVQYIRRQHNIMIGDRTAEKIKIEVGAALPELSEPPADYAVQGRDLMTGVPKQITVSYTEIAHCLDKSISKIEEAILKALEITPPELSADIYQTGIYLTGGGALLRGLDKRVAAKTKLPVHVAEDPLRAVVRGTGTALKNIGNFKFLMQ